The DNA window TCTTTTTAAGAAGGCAGGGAAGCTTCCTGGCAAGACTTTCCCGCTCGGGAAAGTAGCGATATTTCTTGATTTCCTTAGCCACTGTACTGGGATGCTTAGTGATTTTTCTGGCAATAGAAGCCAGAGATTCACCG is part of the Propionispora hippei DSM 15287 genome and encodes:
- a CDS encoding helix-turn-helix domain-containing protein — encoded protein: MANTKYDGKHLSTTQRIKIEKGLLDGESLASIARKITKHPSTVAKEIKKYRYFPERESLARKLPCLLKK